The Ptychodera flava strain L36383 chromosome 18, AS_Pfla_20210202, whole genome shotgun sequence sequence TGAGGTAAACGAAGAATTTTACCTCGGAATCGCCCCTTATACTTCGGCGATTTCGAATTGCTTTATGGAAATGCCACAAAATCAACAGCAAAGCTTTCAGAGTAGGATTTTTTCGCGGTGACCATATCATGTTTTTGGTGTCAAATAATCACACAGTGAATACATTATTGAGACGTGTACGTCTCCATACAACGATTTATACTTCCCATGTCTATGGATCCAAtctcataaaaatattatgtaaattCGCACGTTCTCTTGCGTAACGTCTTGTTTAAAAAGATCGAAGACGAAAGGTCTCTCTTGCCATGTTGAGACCGTTCCACGCTATTTTTATACGGGAGACTCGTTGTGCCTCCTAAGTTGAAACAATCtcctaaaatattttcaaaaattaaagtaaCTGTCGGGGATTTTCTTGCCAATTTTTTAGGATATTTAccgttatttttatttcatgtgaaAGCTTTCCTAAAGCCTGGGGACATTTTTTCTTGTAATTAATCTATACTTAATTGTTTGCTTTTTTCCGGATGAAAAATCGAGCCAAGTTTGacagtttttcatgaaaagtTATCCATTCCGGCCGCACATACCCGTACAACCTTTCTGTGAGAGTATCCCCGGGGAACCGTGCCCTGGCCTCAGTGCTAtaaacagatagatagatagatggatagatagatagatagatagatagatgaatggatggatggatggatggatggatggatggatggatggacggatgaatgatagatagatagatagatagatagatagatagatagatagatagatagatagatagatagatagatagatagatagatagatagatagatagataaactcTATATTGCTATGGTGAATGTAGAGTTCATGATTCTCTTTGTTTGTTACTTACCTATTCTATTGACAAGTTTTTCTATAAACCCGCAATACATACAACAAGATAAGGAATATACCGCCATACCCCAGCAACCCATTCTTACGCCACGTTCATAGTTGAGTCGTTGAGGAGAACCATGTGGTGCATGTGGAACTCCGTTGTAGACTGCTTGACCGACAAAATCTGTAAAATAAAGCGAGTAACAAACAAGAGACATCCAACAAAATAGATTTGTAAGACAGAGGATGCGGAGAGAGTATGGCATATAGATAACTGATTTCAAATAAGTCTTCATCGAAATCGGAGGTGGAGTTTCTTTCTCCATGGCATCACTGGTTTCCCCGAACGAGGATGAGTTGGACccagttgtatttttgggcaaagTTTCCATTGGAATAGAATCAACTTGTTTGCCCTTTGCATCGACAGTTTGATACGCTCCGAGTCGTTCCAGTTCATCCATCGGTTCAGATTTAACATCTTTAGCGCCAGTTCCGTAAGTGTGTTGGTTTTCGTACACATCTCTCCCTTCGCTGTCTTCGCTTACTTGTctgtattttgtctttctcGTTTCTCTCTTTGGTTTGCCATCCTCGAGTTCATACAATGGAGTTTCTTTGTTACTCGTCACGGTCAAAGTCACTGCTACAGCGTATATCAAGAGTACGAAGGTAAAAACGACGCGGACTTGTGAACCTAGAGCACGGCCAATGGCAGTATTAGTCCAGTTTATACCGCCCATGCCGTAACCAAGACAACCTCCAAAGCCCGCCATCATAGTAAACATTGCCAATCCCCTAGCATGGTCTTCTGGTACGGAAACGTCCAGCAAATAGGCCCTGCACGGAGCCTGGCAGGCATCAGCGCTGAAATCTAATAGAACGGCTCCAATGACAGTGATCACAATCCCACGTACGTGATGTTGTGCCGAGTGATGATGTTCAGTAATGTAATCCCAATAACTGTAGTCATCTTCctggtcatcatcatcatcattatctacattatcatcaccatcattatcattatcatcatcatactCCACTATACTATCATTtgttgaaaaatttaaattcaaagTTGAAGTTTCTATAGAAACGTTAGTTACCATTTCATATGTTGCGTTGATCGTTGCTAGGGTGACCACAACATCAGTGGACGTTGTGTTGGTGTAAATTTCGCTGTCATTTGAAATTCCGTTGATAGGTGGATCGCCGATGTCGCCAAGTGCTAGACCGATGTCTTTGCCGTTCGGTACGAAAATAAGGCCAACCATAATACCTGCAGACAGTAGTAATATAAACGGTCTTCTACGTCCAAGACGAGATTTGCACCTATCGCTGCCAGATCCGATGAACGGCATTAAGAAGAAACCTAAAAGCGGGCTTAGACACCAAATCAGAGTCATATACTGTTCTGGTACACCGATTTTCAGTAAGATTGGACTAACGTACGCTGTTTCTGCAGCGTAACAGAACTCTATCCCACAAACAGCTGAACTCAATACGATCAGCTGCAATCGACTTTTTCGcgttttatcaaacatggacTCGCCGTCTCCGGCTATGGGAATGCGATCTTCATCTCTCCGCTTTGCTTTGGATAGTTGGTTCCAAAATCTATGACAATAAGCCCGTGAGTACGACGCTATCCCTCGAAACGTATCCATGGTTCCGAATCCTTCAAATGGCAAAAATCACTCTTTCTTTGCGACACAGCTGCAACAGGAAATCGAAGACAactatttgtaaagttcaataGAGCTTGCAGGATTAAAAATTGATGCTCGGTTTCCGGCGGTTTACTTTCTGTCAGTTGGCATTACGTGATCGTTCTTATCGTGTTCTCATGTGGAAGTAAAAGGCCTGTATCAGACGTGTCTTGTATGGCTGACAACGCCGGCAAGTTGTCGTCAGCGCTCTGACCGCAATTATGGCGATCAATGGCCAACCAAATGATCCGAGCAAGTCTTCTGCAAAACAAGTAAATATGAAATCAAATAATGAACATATCGATTTGCATATAAATGATCGTTGTAAAGTGCAAACATGTGTATTCATGCTTAGCAGGAACAATCAAGAATAATTATTTGAGTAATTGAGGCCATGGGATAATTGTTGAAAATGACGGGGTCATGTCTTTCGGTTACCTGACCTTTTCCTTGACATAGACTGCACTACTGTAATGTTACCGCTGGATGAAGTCTTATGGGCGGACATACAGTGCATTGCACTGGTAATCAAACGATTCGCTCCGTTCATTGGTTGTCATACAAAACTACCACACCGCTGAACACCTGACAGCGAATGATGTCCCTACAAAAGTCACACTGATTGAGCAATGACTTATTGCATGATCAAATGTGCTaaagacatattttttttatcaattcaAATAATATACAAAATAACTATCCTATTTGATAGTTTTATGAAATGccagtaaaatattgaaaaagggAAAGGGGTGGACTGGTAGATACAAACCATTTACGTCATTTTAATCTTTTCTTGTcaagtatatgtacatgtaaaatgattaAAACAGCCTCTGTACTTCTTTCTTACAATTTCACTCCTACAGGCCCTCGATGATTATTGTTAGATATGCACACAGTCAAACATAGATTGGTGGAGGGTTTATTTTCATTGGAAGGCAATCAGAGATCGCAATACATAAGTGATAAACGTCATTTATCAGAATGAACAGAAGACAGATTTTAGGTCAGAGAAATAGCAATAATATTGAAAGTAGGCCGCCGGTAAACACTGCTTTTTGATTACATTTTCATCGTTGAAACACCTCCTTTAACGCTGTTTGGCTACGATTTCAAATGTATCAGTTGACAGCGGAACGTGCAAACAGGACTGACCTGTGTACATTTCATGAAACGAGAATCCCATCAATTGAAAGTGACAGGTTTGGCGATCCGAGGTTGCATGGGGAGCAACACCCCCGGGAATACACTCTCTTGTGTGTTTTCAAGAGAAGACTAGGGTAGGTCTCGCGAGTTTACAGAGATGGTGTGATGGAAGCAGTGACGGAGCCATGCATGGAATACAAACCGTCAATGTCAATATTGAAAGTTGGGAAAAGGTTTACTGTGTTTACCTCAAACGCTACTGAAGTTTCCCCTGCCATAAATTTAGTTTCAGTTCCAATTTCGGACATTTTAAGGTTAAAAACCACTTTTGTGATAAATACAAACCTTCAATGAAATTGTGAC is a genomic window containing:
- the LOC139117540 gene encoding membrane-associated transporter protein-like isoform X1, whose product is MDTFRGIASYSRAYCHRFWNQLSKAKRRDEDRIPIAGDGESMFDKTRKSRLQLIVLSSAVCGIEFCYAAETAYVSPILLKIGVPEQYMTLIWCLSPLLGFFLMPFIGSGSDRCKSRLGRRRPFILLLSAGIMVGLIFVPNGKDIGLALGDIGDPPINGISNDSEIYTNTTSTDVVVTLATINATYEMVTNVSIETSTLNLNFSTNDSIVEYDDDNDNDGDDNVDNDDDDDQEDDYSYWDYITEHHHSAQHHVRGIVITVIGAVLLDFSADACQAPCRAYLLDVSVPEDHARGLAMFTMMAGFGGCLGYGMGGINWTNTAIGRALGSQVRVVFTFVLLIYAVAVTLTVTSNKETPLYELEDGKPKRETRKTKYRQVSEDSEGRDVYENQHTYGTGAKDVKSEPMDELERLGAYQTVDAKGKQVDSIPMETLPKNTTGSNSSSFGETSDAMEKETPPPISMKTYLKSVIYMPYSLRILCLTNLFCWMSLVCYSLYFTDFVGQAVYNGVPHAPHGSPQRLNYERGVRMGCWGMAVYSLSCCMYCGFIEKLVNRIGAKPVYIANILTYTVGMAILSIARTPAAVIILSFTSGIMYATIFTMPFLILAHYHSSETIIAAAFYRSDRDKITFEKLHTGETKRQQVRGLGTDIAMVQSMVFLAQFLLSSCMGAIVHAVSSTIAVVVSASLLSFFGAIAATRVVYLDL
- the LOC139117540 gene encoding membrane-associated transporter protein-like isoform X2, producing the protein MDTFRGIASYSRAYCHRFWNQLSKAKRRDEDRIPIAGDGESMFDKTRKSRLQLIVLSSAVCGIEFCYAAETAYVSPILLKIGVPEQYMTLIWCLSPLLGFFLMPFIGSGSDRCKSRLGRRRPFILLLSAGIMVGLIFVPNGKDIGLALGDIGDPPINGISNDSEIYTNTTSTDVVVTLATINATYEMVTNVSIETSTLNLNFSTNDSIVEYDDDNDNDGDDNVDNDDDDDQEDDYSYWDYITEHHHSAQHHVRGIVITVIGAVLLDFSADACQAPCRAYLLDVSVPEDHARGLAMFTMMAGFGGCLGYGMGGINWTNTAIGRALGSQVRVVFTFVLLIYAVAVTLTVTSNKETPLYELEDGKPKRETRKTKYRQVSEDSEGRDVYENQHTYGTGAKDVKSEPMDELERLGAYQTVDAKGKQVDSIPMETLPKNTTGSNSSSFGETSDAMEKETPPPISMKTYLKSVIYMPYSLRILCLTNLFCWMSLVCYSLYFTDFVGQAVYNGVPHAPHGSPQRLNYERGVRMGCWGMAVYSLSCCMYCGFIEKLVNRIGAKPVYIANILTYTVGMAILSIARTPAAVIILSFTSGIMYATIFTMPFLILAHYHSSETFEKLHTGETKRQQVRGLGTDIAMVQSMVFLAQFLLSSCMGAIVHAVSSTIAVVVSASLLSFFGAIAATRVVYLDL